Part of the Phoenix dactylifera cultivar Barhee BC4 unplaced genomic scaffold, palm_55x_up_171113_PBpolish2nd_filt_p 000855F, whole genome shotgun sequence genome, ATTGTGGCCCATTATCAGTAATGACTTGCACGACATTCTCTTCTCCTACctgatcaatcacctcctccATCAATCTGATGATGTATATGGTGTCGTACACCTGATCGGAAGTATCAACCAActtataaaagaaagtcttcatATCACAATATGTTAAGAAATTGATAATGCTCCGCTTGGTAGAACCGGTCCAACCATTACATATGGTGAGTCCATATGTGGGCCACTTACTCTTATATGAGGCAATCCACTTCTTTAGCTTCTAAttattgtcaagaagctcactaTAGATGTTCTTCGATTTTGGAGGATCTACTTGAGAGCGGCAGCATGTATGAAAAAAATGACAAACCTATAGTACGTATTGTCTGTCACATTCGCTGAAATGTGGCTGAAGTAGAACCAAActccaatagctcgccacatatccTTCTTCAACATTATATCAACCCATGCTACTTCGAATCCTTACTAACAAAAGGCATTTGAATCTAAATCACGGATGGTGGCTCCTAATGGAATCTCCTTAGATGACATTTTTTTTGCTACCAAAATTCTCCAACACGGCCACCGCCTCTGTTTATGGCCTTCTTGACTGAGGAAGTTCTTTTGAACTCTAGATCTGCCCTGCTGCTCGCAGAACCGGAGTCTGATTCGTAATATGAGGGTCCAAATCGAGCCCTGTGCCTAGCCACCTCATCCTACTATCACTGATCATCCAGGCTCGCCTGAATGGCAGCCTAGATAAGTGCTTTCTCGTTATCTGGAGCGGACTTCTCTTCTGACTCTCTAAAATGATAGGAAGGTGGCTCTACGGCTAGACAGTCCATCTCCAACTTCTTCTTGAAAACTCTCTCCTTCATTGTTCAAAAATTAGCGAAGTACTTCATCAGCCGTCGAATCTCCTGTGGACATTTTCGGCACAAAGATACGTCGGGATAACCACCAATTAAGTGTTGTTTCAACCTAGTTACCCCTCCTCCCTTGAATTTTGTATTGCATCAGTTACACTTCCAATGGTACCGACTCGAGAGCATTTTTTCATGATTCCAACCAATGTCACACTctagctttttatttttctttgatggttCCATTTCTGTAGGTTTATCAATTATATAACaatagtaaaattttatttcGATAAAGAtaataattttctaaaaaaatacacctgatttatctaatacataatattaatttttcatatttttaatttatttatatatttttaacaaattttaaattaaaaaatatttaaataccataaattcagaaaatatGTTTTTTACTTCAGAAAATACTTCTGAAATATGTATTATGTGctactaattttttataatttttggtattaattatatatttttaattatttttttaagttaaaaaataatttttaaatataaatattttaacaaattAATTTCAGCTCAGATCCATGTAGAACCCAATAATAGATGCTAGATATATTTTTTAGGCCCATAGGCATGCATCAAAGGCTacttatttctcaatttttttcaaatttaagcCTAGGCCACCGTACGTATGATTGCATCAAAACTTAAATAACTGAATACTAAATTTTGCTGGGGAGTAGCTTGCATGCCCCTAAATGCTTTtctgtttttatatttttttatttttttatttttttatttttatccaaaaatatattttaaatttttaaaaattatatataatccaaaaattaaagATTTTTATGTCATCGTGTAGATCACCCATAGATCTACAATATATCATAAAATCaagccaaaatcaaaaatttcggcatgatctctctttattttgcagattttgatctattttttggagcccaaaaaataaaaaaaaatagagggaatgagataggagagagaaagcacagcttaaataatcatgaaaagaaaatagaagtctcctatattgattgacttactGCTTCCATAAGATCACGAATCTCTGCATCCTTTAATGTAGAACCATATCTTCTCAGACCTGCTTTCAGTTCATCATATGTAATAGCGCCACTGTTGTCTGTGTCCATTGCCTTGAACATTTCTCTCAATCCCGCAATCTCCTCCTCTGAAAGGCTTTCAGCTATTACCTGATAAGATGTAGAACAAACTGTCAGACAATCCTACAGTAGTTCTTTCATGCTGGAGTGCAAAAACAATATCTAGAAACCTTGATAAAGTGACACAGTAAAAATCACTAAATCAAGCTCCTACAATAGTCATAAAATAAATTAGTAGCATCATGTAAAACACAGCAGAAGTTCTGGTTTTCCCTTGTCAACATTATTAGGGAATTTTGCCAAAACAACCCACTTTATTTTCCATTTCAAAAATTAGGtcacttttttttctcttttctgttTTGCAAGAGTAGCCTAGTCTCAAAATTTTCTGACCTTCTTGAACCTGGGCTCTAGTGCATATACTCGAATGATATGTCTAAGCGGAGGTAAATGCACATATTTGTGTTAGTGGATGTACATGCTTTATATGAACGCATAAATTTTTGTTAACATATTTTTTTGAGCATGCAAAGCACATTTACAGGCTGGAGTTTATTCACGAGATCAAGGGCAAAAGCActtgaaaatttcaaaattgcTCAGTTTCTgcaaaatatcataaaaatggTCAGAATctgtaaaaattaaaataagatgGACCCTGTCTGCAAAAGTCCTATATCATTATTATGATTCCATGTTTTATAGCATCTCCTCATTGTAAATTAGGGTAGTTTAGTAGAAGACCTAGataatatatacatacaaattCACAAGgattgcatctaagaaaataaatcagCATCTTCAGGAGCAGATTCAACATGCCATGAAAAGGTTAAGGTACATAAAGCAAACTTCAAAGGTTGACATTGGAACCTCAAGGTAGAACTTTGTACTCATTATCCTAACTCCTAAGTGTATTTCCCATGCAACTTACTTTATAGTATTGGATGAGTTTTGAACAAGAATAATATATCTTAGTGCTTTTCATACACCCCTACCATCTAGAAAAATCTTCTGCAGTCcataaaagaaattttaaaaaacaaataGAATGAAGTACTGAGGATATTCGCGAACTTAACAAGGGCAATGGCTGTTATTCTGGGAATGGCTTTTATTCTTAGTATGTTGTATTGGACAATGGGCATGATTACCATCATTATGAGTTCTCTAGCTCATCTTATTAGTGCATCATATTGTGCTActacaaaaaattaaataaaataaaataataaaaattgatGCAACATAATATTCACAAATAAATAATGAACAGTCCCCATGATTTATATCACCTACTCAGAAACCCGATTGTTGACATCATATGATGATGGGGCACTTTGTTTTTGGACTTGATTAATGTAATCCAAGATTTCACTCATCATCTGTGAGCAAGAAGATGCATATATATGATCTAACATTAACATTTGGGATTTTTGCATATATGCCACTCAAAACTCCCTTACTTGctaatttatttcaaaaaggTGAAAGTGCATATGTGCCCCTCCAAAAGTCTAAAATTAGCACTTGTGCCCTCCACATCTTCTTGCATTACCTTTTGACATCATAAGCTTAATCTGAACAGGTCAAAATATATCTGAAGTTGGCATTTACTATTTTTCCTATATTATTTATGACTTTTGGAAATTTTAAGGAACATATTTGGTATTACATGCCAATGTTAGAGGTGCACTTTCATTTTACAATGGTTAGGATAAATGAGCATCGAAACACCTTTTAAAATGTGTATGCCGGCATCTAAGGTAATAAAGGAAAAAACTGTCTACATTATTTCATCTTAAAATGATGCCATCTAATTTCAGGGGTACGTATGaaagtttcatatttttggaggggtatatatgcaaaattcaGAATTTTGAAGGGATATATATATGCAAGTATTTGACTTCAGGATGGTAAATATGCATATTGCACTTGCTGAaagtaaataaacaaataagaaatatttgaagGGTGGACATGCAAAAATcccttaatttttcttttttaagtttcaaaaggGAAAAGAGAAAACATCCTGAAAATTGAATGTCACTGAATTACATCCTGCAAAAAAGAGAATTACATCTTATATAATTGCACCATGTAAAGGTGCAATTTTCTATTTCAGAAGTGAATTTAAGTAACCATCACATACAGATgtgaaaagaaaatggaaattATTTCTCAGGTGTCATAAATCATTCATGAAAAAGAGAACTTATCATGATGTCAACATATATAGAAAAGATTGTTTTCTCAATATCATTATGCTTTATAGGAACTACAGCTTCCTAACTGTTCAAGAAGTACACCAATTTGCAATAAAATAGTGTACTCACGCGTAAAGCCATCTTCTTTAATTTGTTCATTGCTGAAAATTGTTTGAGGCGAGAAAGGACTGCTGAATCAAGAGCTCTATCAggagcaactccattttcacaTATCCAGGGATGACCTGAGCATATGGGAAACAAAATGCAAATGTCAGAAAACCCCAATATGCAGATGTCAAAAGACCATTTTGATATCTTGGAAGTGACACTTTTGACAATTTAATCATGTCAATGCAGTGAAAGAGATCATTCACCCCTTCCTGATACTTGTTAAAAAGGTAAATTCAGCcagaaattaactttcttataaCCCATTAATGAAAAGTTCCAGAACCAGATAAGGTTCAGACCTGCATTAAAAGCTTTGCTTCCGAACTTTTCTGAGTAATGAACACTAAGAATAAAGAAATTAGATGATTTCTTCCATTATATTATGCCTAATTCCCACAACATCCATCTTCTCGTGAAGACTGTGGTACAGTTTTAGCAAGTGTAACTTCAAGATGACAACTTCTATATTAAGTTTCTCACAAAAATGGGAAGAGGCATGGAGTCTTATCTCTTAATGTGGAACATCTGGCAACAGGTGATTGAATGCGATAAACACAAGAAACTCACATATTTGGAATCAGAGATTCATAAAGAAACTATAGGATTCCCAGTAGAAAGGTAATTCATTGCAGGTTGCAAATGAAAGGCAGTCGGGTTGGCAAAGAGCTCTGGACTAAGTAGAGAACGATCCATGGGACTTACTCTGTTCTCTAtcttttgatctttttttttgcatcttATCATCTTTTCAACCTCCTTCCAACTTTTTATGTATCTTTTACTTTTTATATCTTTACACTtattaaaatgaaaagaaagatgAAATTCATCCTGTTTCTTTAATGGAAAATGTCTCCTAATACCTCAAATATATTATCCTGAACAACTCTGGATTGCGTGGAAAGCTGAGTCACAAAAAAGACCCCGAAACTTTCCATAGTCACCATTTTTTAAGGGTCCAAAATGACAATGGTAAACAGTCAATCCTCTCATATGGGATGTTATACATatgtaatacataaatataaaaattaataaaagtttCCATACTCTGAGCTGAAAGGGAAGAACATACATAATACTTCATGGGCTGTCAAGCGTTCTGAAGGACTAGAACATAGCATTTTTCTGATAAGATCCTTGGCACTATCAGATATTAATGGCCATGGATCTgattcaaaatctattcctccCTTCAAAACTGCATCAAATATTCCTTGCTGTGTTTCTGGAAAATGCAAAACAATTAATTTTAGTGATTGCCAATTTGCCATAAATCATGAAATAGTGTGAGCAGGTGTACATCAGAGTCATACCAGCCCAAAAAGGTGGTACACCACTCAACAATATGTAAAGTATAACACCAGCTGTCCACACATCAGCCTCTGGTCCATAATGCTTCAATAGTACCTCAGGAGCAACATAGTATGGGCTTCCAACCACATCAGAGAAGACCTGACCTGAAGTTGCACAGTAGAGGTAAAGAACcttaatgttaaaaaaaattgtatactAAACCATTAAAAAGGTGAACGAAAAGTATATAAAAGAACATAGCGATCTTTACAACAAAATATTTCAAGGTATCATCTTGTAGTGCTCTAATCAGCCAAGCATATATTCTACGAGAAGATAATAAGCGATGAACTTATCCTGGAACCATTTTAACATAGCCACAAGGACCCAGAAACTGTTATGCATTTCAAGGACCCCTATTTTATTCATATAGAGCGTGTTTCCAAAGATAACATAATTTTTGCTTTAAATATACTAATCCTTAAAACAATTAATGTCAATAACTAGTATAGATTTAAGTATTATATTAGTTTCTATGTAATTTTTTAGACATCAAAAAGAAAGGTAGCCTTTTTTCTTTCAATACTAAAGCACATGTTTAAACATCTGAGTAAATTTGTATATTGCAAAGTGTGGAATCATGCGTCTGAAATATACATTATCTAAGAGTTTCACATATTTATCATAatagaaacagaaaaaaaacaTGAGGCACTTCtggaaaaacaataaacaacaaAACTAAGGACTTCAGCTTTCCATTTTGTTTCCATTTCCAATTTGTGTTTCAAAGCATGGCAATTGTGCATTTGATTATTCTTTGTAGCTCAGAATGCTAGCTCAGCTAAGTCAATCTTATGTGCTTTATAAGATAAACACTATTGTGGTACAAGCTGAAACAGGTCACAGGTAGGTACAGCATTTGTTGCACTAAAGGACCTCTTAAACTCAGCTTATGGTTCAGCCATATTGGGAAGGTACCCATACTCATACTGGTTGACACTGTCGATACAGAAACTCTTATTGCAATTTTCAAATTCTTTAACATTGACCCTAGTTTGATTAAGTAGCTAAAGGTGATAGGTCCAGCTATATTAGAATGAGAAacattcacttaaaaatcccaTTTTTAGACCATGTTCCTAGCTGTGCCAGAGTGAAGAGGTGGTCGTTATCAATCAAGTAAATAAACAGATACTCTCATTTGTAAGCCTTATCAAGGATCTGCTTCCATTTCCCCTGTTCTGGTTTAAATTAGCTTTTTAATGATCCTTTGCTTCTTCAGAAAGAAGATTAGATCAAGAAGGAAACTAAATTACAACTGCTTAAAGAAATCATCTTCTAGTGGATCCCTCTGAGCATTTCAGGAAACTATTCAAGTGTCTCAACCTTTTGGAATGATGAGATTTTCCCTtttttggattttctttttttcttcttctttttttttggcggggggggggggggggggggggggggggggggggtgatggGCGAAGGTTTGGAGGGTTTCCTCCTTAGTAAAGAGCAACTCAGAATGGACTAGATAATTATCGTAATTATTATGCAACTGCTAATCTTTACTAGATTTTAGTAATTTTATCTTCAGATTTCTAGAGCATCATTTACCAAATTATAAAAgaatgaaatgaagaaacaGTATACATACATAAGTATGATCATATTCAAGTTACACCACGTTACATCTTTTTCAAACATGATCCACTACTTCTAAATTGCTCACCCATAAAaaaaatgtgatttcaagatcCCCCTAGCTTACGCATCAAGTGGTCCAAAACATGTGTTGTTTCGTGACATTTAAACTTGTTAATTTTGACCATTTAACGCATAGGATAGGGGTCTTTAAACCATATGACTTTTTGTAAGTAGTTTAAATATACTAGATTATATCCAATGGCTCGAATCATCAATGTGGGATTTTCATCATCCAATTCAAAAAAGGAGTAATTCTTAGTAACTTGAACCTGACCCACATAtatcacacacacatatatatagatagatacatacatacatacatacatacatatgtacacatatatacatacgcatgtatgtatatgtatatagaaagagagagatgggaaatgAATCTCTACTCAGATCCGTTTAGGTTATGATTGGAGAATGATGGCTCAACATCGATAATCCGAGCCGTTCAATAGAATCTATTATCTCTAAAATGCTTAAATGGTACAAATCGTGTGATTTGGAGACCCctagcctatgcatcaagtggtcAAAAAATTGATAGTTTAAATAATACGAAACAATACATATATTTTGACCACTTAATGCATAGGCTAGAGCTCTCCAATCAAATGATTGTTTTAGGTATAAGCAATTAATAGGAAGTAGATCACATCTAATGATTCGAATCATCGATATTGTACCTCCATCTTCAATCATAATCTGGCCGGATCTGAGTGGAGATCCTTTCAACAAGATCCTAGtcaatctttctctctctcacacacacacacatattatatatatgtatacatataatatgtgtgtgtgtgtgtgtatagatatatgtgtgtgtgtgtgtgtgtgtgtgtacacacacacacacatatacacacacatatatattttatatatatatactaaataatttgcatttatccaatcatACCAAGGATACACCCATAAGTATTGCATGTTAGATGATTCCTGAATaaagtaatatccaaagaaatagtAAAATATTAAGTGGCCTGTTTGGATATTCCTACATGATTGGAATGAAAAAACGATAGAAATTGAGCCTATTAGCCCATCTATCTTGTATTTTCTAAAAGCTTGTCCAAATGTAGCCCAGTTCCTAATCTTTAGgctgcaagaagaaaaaaataacctATGGAGATCTTTAATTTTTTCCTACAGGATTTGGCTGGGTGGTATTGGTTCATACAGGATCATACTTAAATGAATGGCCCAAAATTGTAATTGTTTTTGCCCTATAACTTTACCTGGCTTGAAGAACACGGAGAGGCCAAAATCGATGGCTTTGAGCGAGGAATCATCATCCTTGTGAACGAGCAAGAAATTCTCCGGCTTGAGGTCCCGATGCATGACTCCGAGGGAGTGGCATGCCTCCACGACCCCAACGATGATCCTCGTGAGCTCAGCCGCCTTGCGCTCGCTGTAATGCCCCCTCTCGATAATCCGGTCGAAGAGCTCCCCACCGGCGCACAGCTCCATCACGATGTGCACGTAGAGCGAGTCCTCGTATGCCCCCTTAATCGTGACAACGTTCTTGTGGCCAGCGAGGTGGTGCATGATCTGGATCTCCCTTCTAACATCCTCCACGTCCTCTTTCGTGATCAATTTCCGCTTGGAAATAGACTTGCAGGCGTACTCGATCCCCGTGGAGATCTCGGTGCAGAGGTACGTGGTGCCGAACTCGCCCTGCCCTAGATTTCGGCCGAGGATGTAGAGGTCCCGGAGGTTGGGGGTCTTGTGGCCGAGGACGTAGCAGGAGTTGGGGTCGATGCCCCGTCTCatgacggcggcggcggagcgGGCCCCTCTAGGGCTCACGGCGGTCTCGCGGCCGGGCTTCATGGGTGTCTCGTAGTCGGAGTAGGAGTAGGAGGCGTGGGAGAAGGAGGGATTCCGCTTAGAGTCCGCCGGCTTGCCGAAGCTGTGGGGATTCTTGGTTCCGAAAGATCCCTGGCATGTATTGCCCATCAAACGACCACCAGATCCTTCAACTCTAACGCGCAAATTCGAAGCTTTTCTTGGAGAATTCGAAGAAAAATCACCAGACTTCCTTAACTGCTAACTCCAGCAGCTCTAGGTAGCTGGgggcaaaagaaaaggagatttTTGCGATGAATTGGACGAAAAGGATGGGGTTTTAGCTGGAATTTCAGCAGTAAGTtgcagcagaagaagaagaagagataacAAGCAAtcgagaagagagaagagatctAAAGGAGGGTGCCATTCGATTAAGGATCCTTCGTTCTGGACCACGCTTGGAAAAGGGAGAGCACCATTCTTGCttaaaaaagagagataaaaatatttaagtcTTAATTGACTCGTTTCTTTCAGAGATGGGGGGAGAAAGGAAGGTGCTGACCACCCTCCTCTCGTGGTAAACTATGACGCGGTGCCAACTGGGATTTTAAGTTCTGGCGGCTGATTGCCGTGCATCTTGCACGCAGTTTAAGGTTTTGTACGGATGATGTCGACTTTTGCCTGTGATTAGGGCCGTTCAATTGATGAGATCATCATTAGCTTTAATTAATTAACGGAAAGCAGATGAATATTTGTCAATTAAAAGGTGAGTTCGGACAGCAGAGGCTGTTGAGTTTACCAAAGGTGAAAGGAGAGGAgcgaaaatgagagattttggTGCGGGATGAGCGTCCGAAGTTGACATTGGGAAAGCATTTGGTATGAGAAGGTCCCCTAaagatcaaaagaaaatatggataAAAATGATATGGTATTTAGCTCTATTTCGATGATTTTATAGGATAGTGATTCTAAATCATCTTCATTTTTTAAATCACCATCTAATTCAGTGATGAGATATCCATTCTTAAAATCGAATCTTCAGCTGAAATTTAAAAGCAAAAATACTCTTCAATctaacaaaaaaattaatatataaatataccgttaatatattatttcaatattataaatattatattatactgtgTTGATATCATATAttgtatttataatatatattatattataatatattattaattattttattatcatattacaattcaatgataattttaaattatagtagaaatatattattatactttgtgtttatataataaaattatttaatatattacttttatttaccttattttcctattcaaataaatattagtattaaaaataatatattataagtataaacaaaaatattaattttataaataattaatatatatttataggattaataatttatagaactAATACATTtgtttttatgaaatatatcaagggtgattttggtattatatgGTCATTGAACTTGGATTCCCATGGGATTCCAAACAGGTCACTTGTAAGTATCTAAAAATCTTTAATCATGCAAACATAACATACCAAATATGGTGATCTTAGATCATCGAGGATCAGATTATTTCGAGATAAGGACCACTGGTGATCTACGATTACCTTAGTAATTCTATTTGGGTTACCAAATAGCACATAAGAGAATGGCTCACAAGAAACTAATATACATATTTATGCGGGTTATTTTTTATCTGTTTTAAGTTTATATGCAGATCTAACTAAGAAATCTTTGGTTCCATGATTTGGATGAAATATTAATAAGATTTGACTCCATtgggctatagtatttagtttgATTCTAGTTTGATATGTCTTGGACTTTGTTTGACATGAATTCGCATGTGTCAACCAAGGTTGGCACAAGTTTTCCAAGGCTACTCTAGGTGTGAGTAATGTGTCAGTTAGCCTATATATAGCTCTAGTATATGTCAATATGAAaggtaggggtgcaaatggatcgagTTTGGTCAGATCTTGAGTAATCCCGATCTAATCCGGTTTCTTATCCGGATTCTAATTTTGGACTCAGACCCAACTCACAAGAAGATCGGGTTGGATTGGTTCGGATCCacggctacaatttttgactcAATAAATTATTCGAGTCGGATCGGATCCATTTATaacccggacccgacccaaaAAATTTAGGTATGGATCGGGTCCGGTTCAGATCAGGCGGGATTTGGATGCAGTCTACGGATAAACTGGCAAGCCGAGCCCAGCATATATTTGCTCCCGTTTCCGCGTGCTGTGATCATCGTTCATGAGGTAGTGTAGGCagtggacccgacccgaatctTCCTCCGCACCTGCCACGGTCCGTTTCGTGTCGGCTCCCCTGTGGTTTACGAAGACGTCGCATCGGCGCCTGGCCTTTTCCGGCTTCACCGTTCTCCGGGCAGCGGCAGCGGTGGCGATGGGGACAGCAGGTGCCTGCTTGCGGCGTCGAAAGCAGCTTACGACCTTGACGTTGAGGCGCCGAGAGAGAGCGCGGGATGCAACTGCCATGGATCCTCTAGATTAGTTGGAGGGTGCTTGTGTTAGTTCTGTGGGTGTTAATTTGCTGCTGCGATGAAAAATGTGGGCTTTTGTCTGCTTTCCGTCTCTcgtgtttttttcttctttcggtGTGTTTGTGTATGCGTTGGATTGCTTGCGGTATGGGCGACAACGGCACTGTGGTTGGGCTTGGCGGGGTTGGGTGCTTTTAAATTGGGGAGGGGTAGGCGTGCTTTGAACGGATCCACGGCGGATGTTGATTTTGCCTGCGAACATTTCAAAGTGGTGGGAGTAGGAGTTACGAAGTTTGGTTTGTATGAGCAGATCTTTGTTATAGCGGGGAGACACTTCAGACCTTCAAATACGAAAATGCGTTGCCCTCTATATTTTTATGTTATTGCTGATACTTAACGTCAAGAATGTCTGTGCAAGGAATGTTACACTGCGCATCCGAACATAAGCACTTTTACGACGTTGCCTCCAAGAGGAGAAAAAGGCCACGTAGAGGCTTTCGAAGCGCGATAGGTTTTATTGCACGAGGCGCAGATCTTTCTTCAGCCATGCTGGTCTTTCTGTCCAACATTGACATGCCAAGGACTGGACCTTCCCCTCTCCAGCATTTCCAGATTCTGGAAAGTTGGAAAGATAAACATTGTGGGATGAAGGTGTGAATTTTCTAAAGAGTTGGAAGAATTTATTGCTAGATATAGGACAATGGCCCCAAAAGGGAGCTTCATTTTCAAACGGTTCAAATGTACGAAAACTACATATTCGAGTTGGATCGGGTCGGAGCGGGCCATAAGATTGAATCGCATCTAAATTCAATAAATCCAAATCCAACCCGAAAAATAgaatgggtccaattttaggatctGACCCAGCTCC contains:
- the LOC103698021 gene encoding calcium-dependent protein kinase 26 isoform X2, whose protein sequence is MGNTCQGSFGTKNPHSFGKPADSKRNPSFSHASYSYSDYETPMKPGRETAVSPRGARSAAAVMRRGIDPNSCYVLGHKTPNLRDLYILGRNLGQGEFGTTYLCTEISTGIEYACKSISKRKLITKEDVEDVRREIQIMHHLAGHKNVVTIKGAYEDSLYVHIVMELCAGGELFDRIIERGHYSERKAAELTRIIVGVVEACHSLGVMHRDLKPENFLLVHKDDDSSLKAIDFGLSVFFKPGQVFSDVVGSPYYVAPEVLLKHYGPEADVWTAGVILYILLSGVPPFWAETQQGIFDAVLKGGIDFESDPWPLISDSAKDLIRKMLCSSPSERLTAHEVLCHPWICENGVAPDRALDSAVLSRLKQFSAMNKLKKMALRVIAESLSEEEIAGLREMFKAMDTDNSGAITYDELKAGLRRYGSTLKDAEIRDLMEAADVDNSGTIDYGEFIAATVHLNKLEREEHLVAAFSYFDKDGSGYITVDELQQACREHNMTDCFLEDIIKEVDQDKFCFRMVVLTMVSLLQ
- the LOC103698021 gene encoding calcium-dependent protein kinase 26 isoform X1 is translated as MGNTCQGSFGTKNPHSFGKPADSKRNPSFSHASYSYSDYETPMKPGRETAVSPRGARSAAAVMRRGIDPNSCYVLGHKTPNLRDLYILGRNLGQGEFGTTYLCTEISTGIEYACKSISKRKLITKEDVEDVRREIQIMHHLAGHKNVVTIKGAYEDSLYVHIVMELCAGGELFDRIIERGHYSERKAAELTRIIVGVVEACHSLGVMHRDLKPENFLLVHKDDDSSLKAIDFGLSVFFKPGQVFSDVVGSPYYVAPEVLLKHYGPEADVWTAGVILYILLSGVPPFWAETQQGIFDAVLKGGIDFESDPWPLISDSAKDLIRKMLCSSPSERLTAHEVLCHPWICENGVAPDRALDSAVLSRLKQFSAMNKLKKMALRVIAESLSEEEIAGLREMFKAMDTDNSGAITYDELKAGLRRYGSTLKDAEIRDLMEAADVDNSGTIDYGEFIAATVHLNKLEREEHLVAAFSYFDKDGSGYITVDELQQACREHNMTDCFLEDIIKEVDQDKDGRIDYGEFVAMMQKGNMGVGRRTMRNSLNISTRDVTGAF